Proteins encoded within one genomic window of Brenneria nigrifluens DSM 30175 = ATCC 13028:
- a CDS encoding inorganic triphosphatase, with protein MSEEIELKFIVHPGGVDTLRQQLSGWQSEYSHSEHLRARRLTNIYYETADNFLRRHGIGLRIRGENERYEMTAKTAGNVVGGLHQHAEYNLALEKAELDLALFPADIWPENCDPAALQQSLKPLFSTDFTREKWVVTYHQSVIEVALDLGEIRAGELSEPLCELEMELKLGQTSDLLELAKEIAEFGGLRQGSLSKAARGYHLAQGNPPRECRPLGILVVEPKANIDQAIRAALEYALSHWQYHEELWVRGNADARHALPQAGALIREMLVLVGGVVSRKVTTLFRAALASLEAGVERTEDAQELCYGVEYLQSKLVLTSWLVEAGWRNYMDNKDRIRLQGSYKRFADIMLGRSSADLRSTFASTLSEVQYLQQLPRLQRNICAFQLLSGAYPMEQAEAYIDRWRALIQAIEQLSVDHTPSPYLEACRKQALAHSPFWLHSAG; from the coding sequence ATGAGTGAAGAAATCGAACTGAAATTTATTGTTCATCCCGGCGGCGTTGATACGCTACGGCAGCAGTTATCCGGCTGGCAGAGCGAATACAGCCATTCCGAACATCTGCGCGCCCGGCGGCTGACCAATATCTACTATGAGACGGCGGATAATTTCCTGCGCCGACATGGCATCGGGCTGCGTATCCGCGGCGAGAATGAGCGTTACGAAATGACGGCGAAAACCGCCGGCAACGTGGTCGGCGGGCTGCACCAGCATGCGGAATATAATCTGGCGCTGGAAAAGGCGGAGCTGGACCTGGCCCTTTTCCCGGCGGATATCTGGCCGGAAAACTGCGATCCCGCGGCGCTCCAGCAGTCGCTCAAGCCGCTGTTCAGCACCGATTTTACCCGTGAAAAGTGGGTGGTCACTTATCATCAAAGCGTGATTGAGGTCGCCCTTGACCTGGGGGAAATCCGCGCGGGCGAACTTAGCGAACCCCTATGTGAGCTGGAGATGGAGCTCAAGCTGGGGCAGACCTCGGACCTGCTTGAGCTGGCGAAGGAGATCGCCGAATTCGGCGGTCTGCGTCAGGGCAGCCTGAGCAAGGCCGCGCGCGGCTATCATCTGGCGCAGGGCAATCCGCCCCGCGAGTGCCGCCCGCTCGGCATCCTGGTGGTGGAGCCGAAAGCCAATATCGATCAGGCGATCCGCGCGGCGCTGGAGTACGCGCTGAGCCACTGGCAGTACCATGAGGAGCTTTGGGTGCGCGGCAACGCCGACGCCCGCCACGCGCTGCCGCAGGCCGGCGCGCTGATTCGCGAGATGCTGGTGCTGGTGGGCGGGGTGGTATCGCGTAAGGTGACGACGCTGTTTCGCGCCGCCCTCGCCAGTCTGGAAGCCGGCGTGGAAAGGACCGAGGATGCGCAAGAGCTATGCTACGGCGTGGAGTATCTGCAAAGTAAGCTGGTGCTTACTTCATGGCTGGTTGAAGCCGGCTGGCGTAACTATATGGATAACAAAGATCGCATCAGGCTGCAGGGCTCCTATAAACGTTTCGCCGATATCATGCTGGGCCGCAGTTCCGCCGATCTGAGAAGCACGTTCGCCAGCACGCTGAGCGAAGTGCAATATTTACAGCAACTGCCGCGTCTACAGCGCAATATTTGCGCCTTTCAGCTGTTATCCGGCGCTTATCCGATGGAACAGGCGGAAGCGTACATCGATCGCTGGCGCGCGCTGATTCAGGCCATTGAGCAACTGTCGGTCGATCACACCCCGTCGCCTTATCTGGAAGCCTGCCGTAAACAGGCGTTGGCTCATTCGCCATTCTGGCTGCACAGCGCCGGCTAA
- the glnE gene encoding bifunctional [glutamate--ammonia ligase]-adenylyl-L-tyrosine phosphorylase/[glutamate--ammonia-ligase] adenylyltransferase, whose translation MSLLPLPPLLAQQSQRILLRLRETAADYPPAAADDDLAVLALSDFVSDALTRYPDWWRELHRQPPRPEEWRHYADWLNQALAAVNDETALMTVLRRFRRRMLVRIAWSQTLRTSTTEQTLRQLSELAETLIIAARDWLYQACCREWGTPVNGQGAAQPLLILGMGKLGGGELNFSSDIDLIFVYPENGQTQGGRRELDNAQFFTRLGQRLIKVLDQPTVDGFVYRVDMRLRPFGDSGPLVLSFAAMEDYYQEQGRDWERYAMVKARLLGGMDDAYSQELRSTLRPFVFRRYIDFSVIQSLRNMKGMIAREVRRRDLRDNIKLGAGGIREIEFITQVFQLIRGGRESGLQERALLPTLRHIGELGLLAPPQVGELSEAYRFLRRLENLLQAIADEQTQTLPEDELDRQRLAWGMGFADWAQLQQALLRHMLAVRRVFDDLIGDDAPDSDDIPEHASYRSLWQDRLDEADLASLTPHLTESVREKVLRAVIEFRYDVAKRTIGPRGRDVLDQLMPNLLAEACARQDADTILSRLTPLLLGIVTRTTYLELLLESRPALAQLVRLCAASPMVAGQLARYPLLLDELLDSATLYQPIAPDAYADELRQYLLRVPEEEEEQQLEALRQFKQAQLLRIAAGDIAGALPVMKVSDHLTYLAEAIIAAVVQQAWGQMTARYGQPAHLRQREGRGFAVIAYGKLGGWELGYGSDLDLVFLHDCPPEVMTDGERSIDGRQFYLRLAQRVIHLFSTRTSSGILYEVDARLRPSGAAGMLVSTVEAFDDYQRNEAWTWEHQALVRARMVYGESGVQRQFEDIRRNILCRERDGEKLRGEVRDMREKMRQHLANKDKTLFDLKTDAGGITDIEFIVQYLVLRYASREPRLTRWSDNVRILEMMARYGVMEESEAHALRLAYVTLRNELHHLALQEIAGRVSQEKFIAERRQVQHSWNKWLG comes from the coding sequence ATGTCGCTACTTCCTTTGCCGCCGTTACTGGCGCAACAGTCTCAACGGATTTTATTGCGCTTGCGGGAAACCGCCGCCGATTACCCGCCGGCGGCGGCGGACGACGATCTCGCCGTATTGGCGCTGAGCGATTTCGTCAGCGACGCGCTGACGCGTTATCCCGACTGGTGGCGGGAGCTCCATCGGCAGCCGCCGCGGCCGGAAGAGTGGCGACATTATGCCGACTGGCTGAATCAGGCGCTGGCCGCGGTCAATGACGAAACGGCGCTGATGACGGTATTGCGGCGATTTCGTCGCCGTATGCTGGTGAGGATCGCCTGGTCGCAGACGTTGCGCACCAGCACCACGGAGCAGACGCTGCGCCAGCTCAGCGAACTGGCGGAAACGCTGATTATCGCCGCCCGCGACTGGCTGTATCAGGCCTGCTGCCGGGAGTGGGGAACGCCGGTCAACGGGCAGGGCGCGGCCCAGCCGCTGCTGATCCTGGGAATGGGGAAACTGGGCGGCGGCGAGTTGAACTTCTCCTCGGATATCGATCTGATTTTCGTCTATCCGGAAAACGGACAGACCCAGGGCGGACGCCGCGAACTGGATAATGCGCAGTTTTTTACCCGTCTGGGCCAGCGGCTGATAAAAGTGCTGGATCAGCCGACGGTGGACGGCTTTGTCTATCGCGTCGATATGCGGCTGCGCCCGTTCGGCGACAGCGGCCCGCTGGTGCTGAGTTTCGCCGCCATGGAAGATTATTATCAGGAGCAGGGGCGGGACTGGGAACGCTATGCGATGGTCAAAGCCCGCCTGCTGGGCGGCATGGACGACGCCTACAGCCAGGAGCTGCGCAGCACGCTGCGGCCCTTTGTTTTCCGCCGCTATATCGATTTCAGCGTGATTCAGTCGCTGCGCAATATGAAAGGCATGATCGCCCGCGAAGTCCGCCGGCGCGACTTGCGCGACAATATCAAGCTGGGGGCGGGCGGCATTCGGGAAATCGAATTTATCACCCAGGTTTTTCAGCTGATCCGCGGCGGGCGCGAATCCGGGCTGCAGGAGCGGGCGCTGCTGCCCACGCTGCGTCATATCGGCGAGCTGGGGCTGTTGGCGCCGCCTCAGGTCGGCGAACTCAGCGAGGCGTACCGTTTTCTGCGCCGTCTGGAAAATCTTCTGCAGGCGATAGCCGACGAGCAAACGCAAACGCTGCCCGAGGACGAACTCGATCGGCAGCGGCTGGCCTGGGGCATGGGATTCGCCGACTGGGCGCAACTGCAACAGGCGCTGTTGCGGCACATGCTGGCGGTGCGCCGCGTGTTTGATGATTTAATCGGCGATGATGCGCCGGACAGCGACGATATTCCCGAACACGCCAGCTACCGTAGCCTGTGGCAGGACCGGCTGGATGAGGCCGATCTGGCGTCGCTGACGCCGCACCTGACGGAAAGCGTGCGCGAGAAGGTGCTGCGCGCGGTCATCGAGTTTCGCTACGACGTGGCGAAACGCACCATCGGCCCGCGCGGGCGCGACGTGCTCGACCAACTGATGCCCAACCTGCTGGCGGAAGCGTGCGCCCGACAGGATGCGGATACCATTTTATCGCGCCTGACGCCATTGCTGTTGGGGATTGTCACCCGCACCACCTACCTGGAGCTGCTGCTGGAATCGCGTCCGGCGCTGGCGCAGTTGGTCCGGCTGTGCGCGGCCTCGCCGATGGTGGCCGGCCAGTTGGCGCGCTATCCGCTGCTGCTCGATGAACTGCTCGATTCCGCCACCCTGTATCAGCCGATCGCCCCGGACGCCTATGCCGATGAGCTGCGGCAGTATCTCCTCAGGGTGCCGGAGGAGGAGGAAGAGCAGCAACTGGAAGCGCTGCGCCAGTTCAAGCAGGCGCAGCTGCTGCGTATTGCCGCCGGGGATATCGCCGGCGCGCTGCCGGTGATGAAAGTGAGCGATCACTTAACCTATCTGGCCGAAGCCATCATCGCCGCGGTGGTGCAGCAGGCCTGGGGGCAGATGACGGCGCGCTACGGCCAGCCGGCCCATTTGCGGCAGCGCGAGGGGCGCGGATTCGCGGTGATCGCCTACGGCAAGCTGGGGGGCTGGGAGCTGGGCTACGGCTCCGATCTCGATCTGGTTTTCCTGCACGATTGCCCGCCCGAGGTGATGACCGACGGCGAACGCAGCATTGACGGCCGCCAGTTTTACCTGCGGCTGGCCCAGCGGGTGATACATCTGTTCAGCACCCGCACCTCGTCGGGGATTTTGTATGAGGTGGATGCGCGACTGCGGCCGTCGGGGGCGGCGGGGATGCTGGTTAGCACCGTGGAAGCCTTTGACGACTATCAGCGCAACGAAGCCTGGACCTGGGAGCATCAGGCGCTGGTGCGGGCGCGGATGGTTTACGGCGAGAGCGGCGTACAGCGGCAGTTTGAAGACATTCGCCGCAACATCCTGTGCCGCGAGCGCGATGGGGAGAAACTGCGTGGCGAAGTGCGCGACATGCGCGAGAAGATGCGCCAGCATCTGGCGAATAAAGACAAAACGCTGTTTGACCTGAAGACCGACGCCGGCGGGATCACCGATATCGAGTTTATCGTCCAGTATCTGGTGCTGCGCTATGCGTCGCGGGAGCCGCGCCTGACCCGCTGGTCGGATAACGTGCGCATACTGGAGATGATGGCGCGGTACGGCGTGATGGAGGAGAGCGAGGCGCATGCCCTGCGGCTGGCTTACGTTACGCTGCGCAATGAGCTGCATCATCTGGCGTTGCAGGAGATCGCCGGCCGGGTGAGCCAGGAAAAATTTATCGCCGAACGTCGACAGGTGCAGCACAGCTGGAACAAATGGCTGGGTTGA
- the hldE gene encoding bifunctional D-glycero-beta-D-manno-heptose-7-phosphate kinase/D-glycero-beta-D-manno-heptose 1-phosphate adenylyltransferase HldE produces MKVTLPDFRRAGVLVVGDVMLDRYWYGPTSRISPEAPVPVVKVDTIEERPGGAANVAMNIASLGAGSRLVGLTGIDDAARALSSKLGEVNVKCDFVSVPTHPTITKLRVLSRNQQLIRLDFEEGFGGVDPQPMIERIQQALPNIGALVLSDYAKGALIHVQTMIQTAKAAGVPVLIDPKGTDFSRYRGATLLTPNLSEFEAVAGRCKNEDELVSRGMQLVADYQLSALLITRSEQGMTLLQPGKAPLHLPTQAQEVYDVTGAGDTVIGVLAAALAAGNSLEEACFLANAAAGVVVGKLGTSTVSPIELENAIRGRAETGFGVMSEAQLKEAVALARRRGEKIVMTNGCFDILHAGHVSYLANARKLGDRLIVAVNSDASTKRLKGPTRPVNPLPQRMIVLGALEAVDWVVPFEEDTPQRLIAEVLPDVLVKGGDYQPHEIAGSEEVWANGGEVRVLNFEDGCSTTNIINAIKAGKSE; encoded by the coding sequence ATGAAAGTTACGCTGCCTGATTTCCGCCGTGCGGGGGTGTTAGTGGTTGGGGATGTGATGCTGGATCGCTACTGGTATGGACCGACCAGCCGCATTTCGCCGGAGGCGCCGGTGCCGGTGGTCAAGGTTGACACCATTGAGGAGCGACCCGGCGGGGCGGCGAACGTGGCGATGAATATCGCTTCTCTGGGGGCCGGTTCGCGGCTGGTCGGCCTGACGGGGATTGACGACGCCGCCCGCGCCCTGAGCAGCAAACTTGGCGAAGTCAATGTGAAGTGCGATTTCGTCTCGGTGCCGACGCATCCGACCATCACCAAACTGCGCGTATTATCCCGTAACCAGCAGCTGATCCGGCTGGACTTTGAAGAAGGCTTCGGCGGCGTCGACCCGCAGCCGATGATCGAGCGTATCCAGCAGGCGTTGCCCAATATCGGCGCGCTGGTGCTGTCCGATTACGCCAAAGGGGCGCTTATTCACGTACAAACCATGATCCAGACGGCGAAAGCGGCGGGCGTGCCGGTGCTGATCGACCCGAAAGGGACGGACTTTTCCCGCTACCGCGGGGCGACGCTGCTGACGCCCAACCTGTCGGAATTCGAGGCGGTGGCCGGACGCTGCAAAAATGAAGATGAGCTGGTGTCCCGCGGGATGCAACTGGTGGCCGATTACCAGCTGTCCGCCCTGCTGATCACCCGCTCGGAGCAGGGGATGACCCTGTTGCAGCCGGGCAAGGCGCCGCTGCATTTGCCGACCCAGGCGCAGGAGGTGTACGACGTGACCGGCGCCGGCGATACGGTTATCGGCGTGCTGGCCGCCGCGCTGGCCGCCGGCAACTCGCTGGAAGAGGCCTGTTTCCTCGCCAACGCCGCCGCCGGCGTGGTGGTGGGCAAGCTGGGAACCTCAACGGTGTCGCCCATCGAACTGGAAAACGCCATCCGCGGGCGCGCGGAAACCGGTTTCGGCGTGATGAGCGAAGCGCAGCTGAAAGAGGCGGTAGCGCTGGCGCGGCGGCGCGGCGAAAAAATCGTTATGACCAACGGCTGTTTCGATATCCTGCACGCGGGGCACGTTTCCTATCTGGCGAATGCCCGTAAGCTTGGCGATCGCCTGATTGTGGCGGTGAACAGCGATGCGTCGACCAAACGGCTGAAAGGGCCGACCCGGCCGGTTAATCCGCTGCCGCAGCGCATGATCGTGCTGGGGGCGCTGGAAGCCGTCGACTGGGTGGTGCCGTTTGAGGAGGATACCCCGCAGCGCCTGATTGCCGAGGTGTTGCCGGATGTTCTGGTCAAAGGCGGCGATTATCAGCCGCATGAAATCGCCGGTAGCGAAGAGGTGTGGGCCAACGGCGGCGAGGTCCGGGTGCTGAATTTTGAAGACGGCTGCTCCACCACCAATATTATTAACGCCATTAAAGCCGGTAAATCTGAATAA
- the ligA gene encoding NAD-dependent DNA ligase LigA, which yields MNPLNIESAEAREASSRAAELRRVLRHHEYKYHVEDAPEIPDAEYDRLMRELKSLEEAYPQLVTADSPTQRVGAAPLAAFEQVRHEVPMLSLDNVFDEESYLAFSKRIGDRLKNGDDLTFCCELKLDGLAVSLLYEEGVLTRAATRGDGATGENITANIRTVGAIPLRLTGDNIPRRLEVRGEVFMKHSGFEKLNEEARRTGGKVFANPRNAAAGSLRQLDPRITAKRPLTFFCYGVGLLEGGELPDSHWRRLMQFRRWGLPVSDRIRLCTGSAEVLDFYRHIEQTRGALDFDIDGVVVKVDDLALQARLGYVARAPRWAVAFKFPAQEQLTWVRDVEFQVGRTGAITPVARLEPVAVAGVMVSNATLHNADEIERLGLRIGDRVTVRRAGDVIPQIVGVVETERPENARPIVFPDVCPVCGSDVERVEGEVVTRCTGGLICGAQRKEALKHFVSRRALDVDGMGDKIIDQLVEKEYVKTPADLFRLSAGILTGLDRMGPKSAQNLVGALEKAKSTTLARFLFALGIRDVGEATAANLAAHFGSLEALFAADEESLLEVPDVGKVVAARVRHFLEEEHNRQVIRELIDPDGINIHWPQPPAVKAQEIDSPFAGKTLVLTGSLSILSRDEAKDRLTALGARVSGSVSKKTDMVIAGEAAGSKLTKAQELGIPVIDEAEMMRLLGE from the coding sequence ATGAATCCATTGAATATAGAGTCGGCCGAAGCGCGTGAGGCAAGCTCGCGGGCAGCGGAGTTGCGCAGGGTATTGCGTCATCATGAATACAAGTATCACGTGGAAGATGCGCCGGAAATCCCGGATGCCGAATACGATCGGCTGATGCGTGAGCTGAAAAGCCTGGAAGAGGCCTATCCCCAACTGGTGACGGCGGACTCGCCGACGCAGCGCGTCGGCGCGGCGCCGCTGGCGGCCTTCGAGCAGGTGCGTCACGAAGTGCCGATGCTGTCGCTGGATAACGTATTTGACGAAGAGAGCTATCTGGCGTTCAGCAAACGCATCGGCGACCGGCTGAAAAACGGCGACGATCTGACCTTCTGCTGCGAGCTGAAGCTGGACGGCCTGGCCGTCAGCCTGCTGTATGAAGAGGGCGTGCTGACGCGCGCGGCCACGCGCGGCGACGGCGCCACCGGCGAGAATATCACCGCGAATATCCGCACCGTCGGCGCCATCCCGCTGCGTCTGACGGGAGATAACATTCCGCGTCGGCTGGAAGTACGCGGCGAAGTATTTATGAAGCACAGCGGTTTCGAAAAACTCAACGAGGAAGCCCGCCGCACCGGCGGCAAAGTGTTTGCCAACCCCCGCAACGCGGCGGCCGGCTCGCTGCGTCAGCTCGATCCCCGCATCACCGCCAAACGTCCGCTGACCTTTTTTTGCTACGGCGTCGGTTTGCTGGAGGGCGGAGAGCTGCCGGACAGCCACTGGCGGCGCCTGATGCAATTCAGGCGCTGGGGACTGCCGGTCAGCGACCGTATCAGGCTCTGTACCGGCAGTGCGGAAGTGCTCGATTTTTATCGCCATATCGAACAGACGCGCGGCGCGCTGGATTTCGATATCGACGGCGTGGTGGTCAAGGTGGACGATCTGGCGCTGCAGGCGCGCCTCGGCTATGTCGCCCGCGCGCCGCGCTGGGCGGTGGCGTTTAAATTCCCGGCGCAGGAGCAGCTGACCTGGGTGCGCGACGTCGAATTTCAGGTCGGCCGCACCGGGGCGATTACCCCGGTGGCGCGTCTGGAGCCGGTGGCGGTGGCGGGGGTGATGGTCAGTAACGCCACGCTGCATAACGCCGATGAGATCGAACGGCTTGGCCTACGCATTGGCGACCGGGTGACGGTGCGCCGCGCCGGCGACGTTATTCCGCAGATTGTCGGCGTGGTGGAAACGGAGCGGCCGGAAAATGCCCGGCCGATTGTGTTCCCCGACGTCTGCCCGGTGTGCGGTTCCGACGTGGAGCGGGTGGAGGGAGAGGTGGTCACCCGTTGCACCGGCGGCCTGATTTGCGGGGCGCAGCGCAAAGAAGCCCTGAAGCACTTTGTTTCCCGCCGGGCGCTGGACGTCGACGGCATGGGCGACAAAATCATCGACCAACTGGTGGAAAAAGAGTATGTCAAAACGCCGGCCGACCTTTTCCGACTCAGCGCCGGGATATTGACCGGTCTCGACCGCATGGGGCCGAAGTCGGCGCAGAATCTGGTCGGCGCGCTGGAGAAGGCGAAAAGCACCACCCTGGCGCGTTTCCTGTTTGCGCTGGGCATCCGCGACGTCGGAGAAGCGACCGCCGCCAATCTGGCCGCGCATTTTGGTTCGCTGGAGGCGCTGTTCGCCGCGGATGAAGAGTCGCTGCTGGAGGTGCCCGACGTGGGCAAGGTGGTCGCCGCCCGCGTGCGGCATTTCCTGGAGGAGGAACACAACCGGCAGGTGATCCGCGAACTGATCGATCCCGACGGCATCAATATCCACTGGCCGCAGCCGCCGGCGGTGAAAGCGCAAGAGATCGACAGTCCGTTTGCCGGCAAGACGCTGGTGCTGACCGGGTCGCTGAGCATTCTGTCCCGCGATGAGGCCAAAGATCGGCTGACGGCGCTGGGCGCCAGGGTCAGCGGCAGCGTATCGAAAAAAACCGATATGGTGATTGCCGGCGAAGCGGCGGGATCCAAGCTGACCAAAGCGCAGGAGCTGGGGATCCCGGTGATTGACGAAGCCGAAATGATGCGTTTGCTGGGGGAGTAG
- a CDS encoding DUF3820 family protein encodes MEKEDLIEIANMPMPFGKYQGRALIDLPEEYLLWFARKGEFPQGRLGELMQMTLAIKIEGLQGLVKPLKRNNKA; translated from the coding sequence GTGGAAAAAGAAGACCTGATTGAAATCGCCAATATGCCGATGCCGTTTGGCAAGTATCAGGGGCGGGCGCTGATCGACCTGCCGGAAGAGTACCTGCTGTGGTTTGCCCGTAAAGGCGAGTTTCCCCAGGGGCGCCTGGGCGAACTGATGCAAATGACGCTGGCGATCAAGATAGAAGGTCTGCAAGGGCTGGTTAAGCCGCTGAAGCGTAATAATAAGGCATGA
- a CDS encoding FlxA-like family protein, translating into MSSISAVSSVTSSSGGSSQSYAQKINQLNQQLEKLTEQLENISSSSGDSETAATQSELLQAQIQAIEAQIAQLEAQQAQQSVEETATDEGALSAQADGVNRPTEENQINVYI; encoded by the coding sequence ATGTCCAGCATAAGTGCAGTTTCATCGGTAACTTCATCTTCAGGCGGCTCTTCACAAAGCTACGCCCAGAAGATTAACCAACTAAATCAGCAGCTCGAAAAGTTAACAGAACAGCTTGAGAACATATCAAGCTCATCCGGAGACTCAGAAACAGCGGCAACTCAAAGCGAGCTGTTACAGGCTCAGATCCAGGCTATTGAGGCGCAAATCGCTCAACTTGAAGCCCAACAGGCGCAACAATCTGTAGAGGAGACGGCTACCGACGAAGGCGCTCTTTCAGCCCAGGCCGACGGCGTTAATCGCCCGACGGAAGAAAATCAGATCAATGTTTATATCTGA
- a CDS encoding FlxA-like family protein: protein MFPNIKVGENLTDNRKVAVRNFYVEDKTMSTSSIALVLVSSIAPITSNTVNDVDQQVTQLNQRISHLNEKLSQLSAPAAGGDDSPNNIQIQEQKQIIQAQLAALQSQVSVLQQRQPVSPSATDATVSEVQDTIDATSGSNRLDLYV from the coding sequence ATGTTTCCAAATATTAAAGTTGGGGAAAATTTGACCGATAACCGTAAAGTTGCCGTCAGGAATTTTTACGTTGAGGATAAAACGATGTCTACATCTTCTATTGCTCTGGTTTTAGTTTCTTCTATCGCACCGATAACATCTAACACAGTTAACGATGTCGACCAACAGGTTACACAGCTTAATCAACGCATTAGCCATCTTAACGAGAAGCTGTCGCAACTCAGCGCCCCCGCCGCAGGTGGGGATGACAGCCCGAATAACATACAGATTCAGGAACAGAAGCAGATTATCCAGGCACAGTTGGCCGCGCTCCAGTCTCAGGTATCCGTTTTGCAACAGCGGCAGCCGGTCTCCCCTTCGGCGACAGACGCAACTGTGTCGGAAGTCCAGGATACGATCGATGCGACATCAGGGAGTAACCGACTCGATCTTTACGTGTAA
- a CDS encoding methyl-accepting chemotaxis protein, translated as MRLNTPVTQQEYLLDMDTTLMSTTDIHSHITYANSAFINVSGFSEDELINQPHNIVRHPDMPAEAFADMWFTLQQGDSWTGLVKNRRCNGDHYWVRANVTPVYHHNQLTGYISVRNTPSADEIKSAEPLYQAVKKKQAGHRGFYKGLVVSTGIFAPLSILQRLPVRWRLRMAIAAAGMVPALLSLGGINPLWSLAVTLALIFLLDLFLQRQIARPLKMLLKQAQHIVSGRKGKSIRLNRVDEIGMLLRAINQFGLNLHSLVDDIGAQVQGMTDVSQRLAADNSALNSRTEDTSANLQQTAAAIEQITAAVRQSSETAVQATQMAETANRTAVKGGEIMQETIGMMDSISDASNKIVDIISVIDSIAFQTNILALNAAVEAARAGAQGKGFAVVAAEVRNLAQHSASAAREIKALIDANVASVKSGGQMVENAGRHINDIVQEVRQVSSMIKEISNAAGEQTSALGLINTSIAQIEEMTQRNTDMVAQSTEAAERLNRQAMRLNSAINVYGG; from the coding sequence ATGCGATTAAATACGCCTGTCACACAGCAGGAGTATCTGTTGGATATGGATACGACATTAATGTCCACCACAGATATTCACAGCCATATCACCTATGCCAACTCCGCATTTATCAACGTCAGCGGCTTTTCGGAGGATGAATTAATCAACCAGCCGCACAATATTGTGCGCCACCCGGATATGCCGGCCGAAGCCTTTGCCGATATGTGGTTCACCCTACAGCAAGGCGACAGCTGGACCGGGCTGGTAAAAAACAGGCGGTGCAATGGCGACCACTACTGGGTCCGCGCCAACGTCACGCCGGTTTATCATCACAATCAACTCACCGGTTATATCTCCGTGCGCAATACGCCGAGCGCCGATGAAATCAAATCCGCGGAACCCTTATATCAGGCCGTAAAGAAAAAGCAGGCCGGGCACCGTGGATTTTACAAGGGGTTAGTGGTTAGCACCGGCATATTCGCCCCGCTGTCAATATTACAGAGGCTGCCAGTGCGCTGGCGCCTGCGGATGGCGATTGCTGCCGCGGGAATGGTTCCCGCGCTGCTCTCGCTCGGCGGAATAAACCCGCTCTGGTCGCTGGCTGTGACGCTTGCTTTAATCTTTCTGCTGGATCTTTTTCTGCAACGGCAGATTGCCCGGCCGCTGAAAATGCTGCTGAAACAGGCCCAGCATATTGTTTCCGGCCGCAAGGGAAAATCTATACGGCTCAACCGGGTGGATGAAATAGGTATGCTGCTGCGGGCAATCAACCAGTTCGGACTCAACCTGCACTCCCTGGTGGATGATATCGGCGCCCAGGTGCAGGGAATGACCGATGTCAGCCAGCGGCTGGCCGCAGACAATAGCGCGCTGAATAGCCGCACGGAAGACACCTCCGCCAATCTGCAGCAGACGGCCGCGGCCATCGAGCAAATTACCGCGGCGGTGCGGCAAAGTTCTGAAACCGCCGTCCAGGCGACGCAGATGGCGGAAACCGCCAACCGCACCGCGGTGAAAGGAGGGGAGATTATGCAGGAAACCATCGGCATGATGGATTCCATTTCCGACGCCAGTAATAAAATCGTCGATATTATCAGCGTGATCGACAGTATTGCCTTTCAGACCAATATCCTCGCCCTGAACGCCGCCGTTGAAGCGGCCCGCGCCGGGGCGCAAGGCAAGGGGTTCGCCGTGGTGGCCGCCGAAGTGCGCAATTTGGCGCAGCATTCCGCCTCGGCCGCCAGGGAGATCAAAGCGCTGATTGACGCCAACGTGGCCAGCGTGAAATCGGGCGGGCAGATGGTGGAAAATGCCGGCAGGCATATCAACGACATCGTGCAGGAAGTCCGCCAGGTTTCCAGCATGATCAAAGAGATCAGCAACGCCGCCGGCGAGCAGACTTCCGCGCTGGGCTTAATCAACACCTCCATTGCGCAGATTGAAGAAATGACCCAGCGCAATACGGATATGGTCGCCCAATCCACGGAGGCGGCGGAAAGGTTAAATCGTCAGGCGATGCGCCTCAATAGCGCCATCAATGTCTATGGTGGTTAA